One Nicotiana tabacum cultivar K326 chromosome 23, ASM71507v2, whole genome shotgun sequence genomic window, tttaactccaatccctatggatacgataattttctatactatctttgactagcgagcatatttaggtGTATGTTTTGAGCTTGTCAACTTTTGGCCAaagcacaaggaattcatcattcaatcctcactcaagacaagagtttggatcatttaatacttttctttatatttgtgatgaattactccatatatatggagtagttctctttagggattgatggatttggtgttctGATGATTGTTTGtagatattaactctagtttgtatgtattgaattgttttgagtgatttaattattgcatctatattcatacgttcatgtaatcgagagaggcataacttgtgatgtttttgcatcatcttgttggttgaattcattgattcttcttagtaatcgaaaggggctagttgaattattgtttagacctagttaggaggataatcgaaagaggttctcctaaagaccagcCCACTACGAATTCGTGCATATATTCATCGAGCATaaatatgttcatattttgaggttgagacttaatcgggAGAGGAGTTTCTAttaaatgtttgaactaataattgagtgcaTTTGAGAGACTcgcttgaacattagaagtgaattaataATGGTTAAATCCAAGataattatcttgcacatatccaatcaacccctattttctcctattgatatcttctttgcttaattttgttcaattgtcattagtcaaaTAGATCTAgagtcttagttaattttagttcttaatcatataatatcaattgctgatcatcttggatagcaatctagctacaagctACGAAAATACTGTGTAACTCctatccctgtggatacgataattttctatactatctttgacgAGCGAGCATATTTAGGTGTGTGTTTTGAGCTCATCgaattttggcgccattgccagggattggcaatcaatagtgtttgaaatagtatgtagtgctaattcaggatttttttccttttgttttattttatttttcttttttacggttggtgttctttgactgtgcgcagtttataggttagattggtgcatgactcgatcttATGGGAAACAATTGCTACCATATGAGCCAGAAATAGAAAAATAACTACAACaactgaagaagaaaagaaatctcaccgagACGTTAGAAAAGGAtaggcaatcctcaaccaaagatatGGCCGAAAATGGTGAAGATAATGTGAACCTGACTGCGAGAGAGGCAGCGCAATAAAGAGAAAAATTGGCACGAGATGCTGAAGAAGCAGGTTTTAGAGATGCACAATGTAtttatgaagaagagaggggtcaaAGACTTAATCAAAATCAACCCGTGGGTGTAGGAAAATTTAGAAACATAGCTCCCGGTGCTGGGAGGCCACTTGGTGATTACTCTAGACCGATCTACAACCAAGGTTTGTCAAGCATTCGACCACCTCCAGTTGCAACAAACAATTTcgaattgaagcaagggttgcttcaaactctGCAAAACTGTTGTGTCTTCATAGGAAAGATGAAGAaagatccaaacaatcatctaatggacttcgaggagaacatgaacacctttcaatataatggtgtttcacaagatgcagtttatctaagggcattccccttcacactaAAAGATGATGCGAAGCAGTGGCTTCAAATCTTGCCTCAAGGATCAATTcgaacatgggaggagatgaccagaaaatttcttgaaaaatatttctcCTTAGCGAAAACGGATAAGTTTAGAAGAGagatccataacttctgccagaaagataATGAAATAGtttttgaagcttgggagaggtttaaggagatagtcagAAAGTGTCAACACAATGgtattgaactctggatgcaactccaagaTTTTTGGGATGGGTTGACACTGGCCTCATGCAAACTACTGAGCGATGCAGCCGAGGCCCGTTAATGAAGAAGACACCAGGGGAGATAGTCACTATTCTCGATGAATTATccgaagatgcaaatcagtggccctctaaaAGTGCTGAAAGAAGATAGGCGAATTTTGTTCAAccggttgatgctaacacatatGTGTAGGTATAGCTTGATGCTATGGCAAAAGAGATAAGGAAGTTGACCTTAGCCTCAATACAGAGTAATACTCATGCAGCATGTGATATTTGTGGAAGAgtacaccctactcatgagtgtcaagcctcaactgaggaagttaATGTTATTGGAAATTACAactttaatgcaatgggtcagaggcaccccggtttttcatggagttcaccagGAGGTAcagcaaatgcatggcaacaaaataacGCTAGACCTCATGGACAAGGGGTGCCTGTTTTCCAAAATCAGCAAAGCCAACAGTTTTGCCCTCAACAACCAATTCAGTCTAGGTTAGAAGATCTAAAGAAGTCCTTCATTGTCAAGACATATAAGAGATTACATGCTCATGGCGCAACTATCAAAGAACTTGGCACAGGGTTGCGAAATTTGGAGAAGCAAGTGGGACAAATTACCACCATATTGTCTGAGAGGATCCCAGGTACTTTGCCATCTGACACTAAAAGGAACCCCAAAGAAACTATAAATGTTGTAACTCTGAGAAGCGGTCAAGTATTGGAAGAGCCCACTCCGGTCCAAAAAGAGAATGTTCCTGAAAAAGAAATTGAGAAGCAGCTGATAAATGAAGTTGATAAAAAGAAGACATGAAAGAAGGGAGCtgacaagaagaagaaagaaaacaatTCGAGAAGGGATGAATCTAATGAAGAGATCAAGCACATGCATgctttaccttttccccaaaagcatTATAAAGAGAAGTTGGATAAACAATTTGAGATGTTCCTAGATATGCTGAGACAGGTTAATGTAAACTTTCCATTCACAGATGTGCTCTCCCAAATGCCTGCTTATGCAAAATTCTtaaaggagatccttacaaagaaaagGAAGTTCGAGGAGACATCAGTGGTCAAACTCGCAGAGCATTGCAGTGCTATCTTGCAAATTATGCTCCCACAAAAATGTGGAGATCcggggagttttactataccttgctctttaggctcTATTAAATTTGATAAATCTTTAtatgattctggtgcctcaattaatttaatgcctttaTTTATTTACAAGAAGTCGGAgagtgagattggagagataaggtcggtACCAATATCTCTGTAGCAGGCTGACTAAACAACTCtgatacccgaggggatagtgaaAGATGTTTTAGTgcgggtagataagtttgtatttcctgtggACTTTATTGTAGTAAATATAGAGGAGAATAAGGAGGTCCCTCTTAttttaggaagaccattcttagtaACGGGTAGAGCAATATTAGACATATATGacagaaaactcatgcttagagtgggggAGAAGACTGTaacttttgagatgaatgtagaaaCGGGGCTTAAAAAGGAGAagccagctgcaagtgttgaATGGATAGTGAAGAGTTCAAAAGAAAAGTCTACAACGAGTGGAaaatataagtgtggggtgtagcCCAAAAGGGCTGAGAAGAAGCTTTttgcatggatgtgtgcactatAGAGCCTGATtttgactcagaccccgactagatattcAAGAAAGTTTTCTCTACCTTATACTTTTTAATTGTgtatcatggggacatgccataacttaaagtgtggggtagggggataattatatgttgtatgtatgttagttttagtttttattttgtaaaattgaaaaacaaaacaatttgtttttaaaattttcaaatttttccaatgATGGATATAATTCGAcaagtttcttgagggatttaagtcgaaaaaaaaagataaaaagattttcttttgttaggtagtgtaataattcccccttggtttttctttgtgtcgcggttcttttccaagggttttgtttgaaccgggtatagttagtttttatttttagaagtaggaaaccttgtgctatgatttgaattggaagcaatgtctcttgactttattatgacTGGAGAATAGTGAGTGattttagttgtgacgcttaggctctgtttttgactcttgcataagcaccttaaattgtataagtttaactttgcttaactgctttgactagagagtcttGATCATCTagtcttgagtgagttatgtgccatgtgtgtgtgaggtttttatgttattatgtgcattgcatttgatgtctagtacTTGCCCCATTTATTTGCAAAGCGAATTAGTAGTTTTCTTCAGTTTGGGaagtgatatagacatttctttgttgagccagttatatacttttacccacctaattgttatgtatcttagttaacccaactgagcctgtaatcctgtttcttttggcaaccacattacaagccttacccatttgtttgaattgaccatctattttaACCATTTACCTcttgtgagcacttgaatttggtatgaactttgtaaaagttaaagtgtggggtgttggttGGGCTTTtaagtggaactattgaaataaggaaaaaggtgcactgttttgaaaaggtaagagccacttgaattgaaaaaagaaaaagaaaaaaaaaagagattaatTGTACGATTGTGAAAAATAATCCTTGATAGTGGTTACTtatgatgtaattgtgcttaaataagttgggagttaatatttattgatgtgaaggtggagttatggtttgatataagtgtggggtttcgaacaatgaaatgtatgtattaaaatgcttagggaggtgtagtcactcttatatctaaatgtatcctacccgtctcgCAGCTTACATTGCAACCAAtgaaagtcctatttgatccttgactgaatgggctcgattagttgagtagtacactacgggaaagcctatggttcatcttttgtggcatatgaatgttgtttctgagagtgagtgaattctttctatcttgaattcctaattattcttaacttttattgtgtgtggaactactctctattattgtgagggcacttgattcatgaaggaaaggcaaTATTGTTGACCTCtatattagagtaagtgagtgagttgtaaATAATGCATTGTGCttttgagtcaattcttgaggtgaagatgttacactagtgcgcttagtctattttaaatattcttggtgtaatgagttaggagagttgcttagtaaggttgtgtctatataaagtgtggtgtgattgctcgaggacaagcaatagtttaagtgtggggtgttgatggtaggctaaaTTCTtgtgttttagtcacttattacattccaatttactgcactttaattgaatTTGAGTATTAATTACTAGTGTTTTACACTAATTGTGTGtgttatgccttgtaggagtgatttcgagctatgtagatgttatggaactaATTTGAGctaattggagctttgaagtctaagtaaaagcccaaaggaATAAGCCagaatcgtgttcgggggtcgaggatcactTTTGGGcatcaaaattcaaggaagaataaTCTGCTGAAAAAATACACTAGTGCGGGGCACTGGGCGACGCACAGTGAGACGCATCAGTGTAAAAATCTGTCAGAAAATAGCAAACTTCAGAGTCTGGGTTTTTGGGTTCAGTTAGGAAAAAGCACTAATGCTATGCACCCTGCTACGCACAGTGCGACGCATGAAATACAATAAGTTAGCAAGTTTTGTTATTTCGGTTAGGAAAGGGTAATTTCGTTTGGGCTCGGCCCTACTTGGTATAAACACATGGAAAAACGGTATTGTTTTTAGActttttgacacatctaagacctaaggaggctagagagaaggtggagaagcCAAAGCACAAGGacttcatcattcaatcctcactcaagacaagagtttggattgtttaatgcttttctttatatttgttatgaattactccatatctatggagtagttctctttagcgattaatggatttggtgttttgatgattgtttgtggatattaactcaagtttttatgtattgaattgttttgggtgatttaattattgcatctatattcacatgttcatgtaatcaagagaggcataacttgtgatgtttttgcattatcttgttggttgaattcattgattcttcttagtaattaaaagaggctagttgagttattgtttagacctagttaggaggataataaaaagaggttctcctaaagaccagtCCACTACAATTTCGTGCATATCTTCACCAAGCATAAATTgattcatattgtgaggttgagacttaatcgagataggagtttctactaaacatttgAACTAAAAAtggagtgaattcgagagactcagttgaatattagaagtgaattaacgaGAGTTAAATCacagacaattatcttgcacctatccaatcaacccctattttctcctgTTGATATCTTCTTTGCGTAATATTGTtgaattgtcattagtcaattagatTTAgagtcttagttaattttagttcttaattatataatctcaattgttgattatTTTGGATGGAAATCTAGCTACAAgctacgaaaatactgtttaactccaatccctgtggatacgataattttttatactatctttgactagtgagcatatttaggtgtgtgttttgagctcgtcaaatttttgccaaagcacaaggaattcatcattcaatcctcacttaAGACAAAAGTTTGGATCGTTTAatgcttttctttatatttgtgataaattactccatatctatggagtagttctctttagggattgatggatttgatgttttgatgattgtttttggatattaactctagtttttatgtattgaattattttggttgatttaattaatgcatctatattcacatgttcatgtaatcgagagaggcataacttgtgatgtttttgcatcatcttgttggttgaattcattgattcttctttgtaattgaaagaggctagttgaattattgtttatacctagttaggaggataatcgaaagaggttctcctaaagaccagtCCACTGCGAATTcatgcatatcttcaccgagcataaattggttcatattgtgaggttgagacttgatcgagagaggagtttctactaaatattTGAACTTATAATTGAGTGAATTatagagactcacttaaacattcgAAGTTAATTAACGAGAGTTAAATCCCatacaattatcttgcacctatccaatcaacccctatttatTTGAATAAGAAGAGATGAATAAGAAGTAtcctaatttatttgaatagctatgtaattgtgTCTATGATGTTGAAAGCTAACTTTCTATAAACTATGTTCCCCATGTACGGCCTATGTTGAGGTTGCTCCTGCTTGGTAATGTAATGCAATGCAATGTTTAATGGCATTGTGGCCGATGTTgtttgataagtggggattttgactatgtATTAGCActttttagctttcgttttagttcaaaagcgtttaattgtattcccgaaaaATGATGacatatgcttaattgcaggaatattggaaattGAGCCTCCAAGAAGAAATCCAACTGAAGAAGGAGTGATctaaactcaaggacaaaaatagACACAAAAGcttaaagtgcggaccgcagaacatcatctgcggccgcagattgtGCAGAAGAAAATATCAGAGATCTGTGAGAAATGAGATCCGCATATGAAATGTGCGgccgtagaagctaggcaagagcaaaagttcagagaacctaCATATCAAGTGCaacagaagtgcggaccgcacaattattgtgcggccgcagaagatcaGCTACCCGGCCGCAGTTGCATTTGTGCGGTCAGCAAAAGAgacatgtgcggccgcactcaaaaatgtgcagaccgcagaaagagagagagatgCGGCCGcggttcagaattgtgcggccgcaagatTCCAATCCTGTCAGTTTGAAgcaaagtgcgaaccgcacatggaattgtgtggccgcagaacctccgaaagggcatttttgtccgaaaattccagctctatataaatagaagagttccactttttaggttaagttttggaCATCAGCAGCTACAATAGTcgtttttctttactctctttagtagtttttgccattttgagcTTTTCAAACATcgatttctttattttaattatcaatatgggtttaattatcatttcttcttctattattttcatattaagcatgagtagctagatattcactagggttgtgacccaaccctagagtGTAAACTTAAtgagtgtttgatttattgcttgtttatggttgggtgtttattatttagccttgttcgtGCTTTTAgttgtagaattagtggttggaactattagttcatgcctatttgacttggtctctacttgagaaagagagacttagtctaggaacatttggctaacaggaaattggggtgaatcaagagattgataatcctaataaaagggttgaatctagagatagtaaaacccgacttgagctttgtGTCAACCGTTTTGTTCAACATCCacttggacttgagaaagccaatttgggTAAAGTCACTCTCtgactgagaggtattgagtgggtactcaagtgttgatagctataatacaccccgaccaataaaacaagctttaaattttacaacccattaggcagACACCTAGGtaaaggtcatagccctaggccttttacagtatttgaaaaacaacaacaaaaataatttcttagtttcattactTAATCTTGCAATCTTAACTTGGAATAGATATAGAACAAGCAtcaatttgtggaagtgtaatttgagATAGTTCATACTCATACACTTCAATTTATACTCCTAAATCCCACGAATAACTCCCTGTGGAATTCGACCCTGACTCTTTGTTCGGTATTACTATTGCAATCGACTGTTTCATAactttgaattgaggtgtgaacttGGATGAGATTAATTTTTGTCATCGTTGCCGGGGAGCATaaaaatggatttagctatatatttggttttgtgtgtgaattgtcttcttttccttccttgttactgaTTTGTGGGAATCAATTATAGGTACCATAATGGCAAACAACAATGATCAACTCAGAAACATTCCTTTGGGGATGTGGACGTTgaagatgaccaagttgaagaggttcctcttgaacctcaagcaaatagaagagGCGGGGAACCTCAAGACAACG contains:
- the LOC142177116 gene encoding uncharacterized protein LOC142177116, which produces MHALPFPQKHYKEKLDKQFEMFLDMLRQVNVNFPFTDVLSQMPAYAKFLKEILTKKRKFEETSVVKLAEHCSAILQIMLPQKCGDPGSFTIPCSLGSIKFDKSLYDSGASINLMPLFIYKKSEINIEENKEVPLILGRPFLVTGRAILDIYDRKLMLRVGEKTVTFEMNVETGLKKEKPAASVEWIVKSSKEKSTTSGKYKCGV